A window of the Deltaproteobacteria bacterium genome harbors these coding sequences:
- a CDS encoding PIN domain-containing protein: MVLEGLLVPRSASRAILVLARSKAFKLVLAEYVRREIEDHLLHLIDRDAAVADEIIDAYVKLLHTVTPEAVPLPTREEIDRHRHLIRHQTDVPVLVSAIRAAPDHLVTTNTRHFTVRVATRTKLSIVTPRGLLAKLGSAGRPASS; encoded by the coding sequence GTGGTGCTGGAAGGCCTCTTGGTTCCAAGGAGCGCATCCCGCGCCATCCTCGTTCTTGCCCGCTCCAAAGCGTTCAAGCTGGTGCTGGCCGAATATGTGCGCCGGGAAATCGAAGACCATCTCCTGCACCTGATTGACCGAGACGCCGCGGTTGCCGACGAGATCATCGATGCATATGTGAAGCTCCTCCACACCGTGACACCCGAAGCGGTTCCGCTTCCAACCCGCGAAGAGATCGACCGCCATCGGCACCTCATTCGCCACCAGACGGATGTCCCGGTCCTTGTATCGGCAATACGGGCGGCACCGGACCATCTCGTCACCACGAACACACGGCACTTCACCGTGCGGGTGGCCACTCGAACAAAGCTGAGCATCGTGACCCCTCGCGGACTGCTGGCGAAGCTGGGCAGCGCCGGACGGCCTGCGAGCAGCTGA